Within Porites lutea chromosome 2, jaPorLute2.1, whole genome shotgun sequence, the genomic segment ACTGATACCAAACTTCATACAATACCTACTACTATAATAAAGACACCAACCTATTAGAAACAGTTTCCTTGGTCTCATAGATGCCAAATTTCATACAATCCAAGTATGCAACAGGTGAGTCAAATATGGCCCAGCAACTATGATTTAGCTTAAACTTTCAATCGATTCCTGGGTAATCATGGGTTTTGGATCCCAGTACAATTGTATCCATCTTTATAATAGTTAATAATTAATGCTGATTTTTTCGGTAGAAAATAAAAGATACCTGACGGCTTAATTCATACTCTCACTAACATAATCGTAATTGCATGTACTAAACTACTTCTACCACAGGTTAGCTAAATGTCATACCATTAAGCAAGCTGATCATCTTGCCAAGAAGATCCCTGCTCTGGTTAGCCCAGCTGTATTTCCTCTGATAGGAAGTGCGCAGGTTTGAAGCCTCCTCCGGGCGCCTTTCTCTGTCTTTGCCCCATACCTTTTTAATTTCTGCAGCCCACACTTCATGATCGTCTGAATCAATCACAAATGATGAGCCAAATGGTACCTTGCTCAGAGCTTCACCAAAACCTGAGTTGCTACTGACAAGCACAGGAAGACCAGCTGATAGGGCCTCAAGACCTGTCATAAAAGCCTGCTCACTGCCAAGCGCATCATTCACTCATTGTGAGTAAGTTGAGTGCGAGTAGTCATGGCTTTCAACCAGTTCACCACTTTGGaagagtttgaaaatttcatctGGCACAACGAGATACCAAGCGATCAGATTTCTGAAGCGGTGGATCGAATGATGACCTTAACATTTCCAGAAGAGGTACGTTGTTAACGTTTGAATGTCATTCAAGGCTAGATTCTTTTAGTAACACGTAGTTCCATTCCAGGATCAGTCTTCCAACATTCCCTTGGTGGATTCCATTATTCCACCCGAAGTGATGGACCCATGGAGCGATTGGGAGAAAGAATTTGAAACGGTATGAGTCCTTATTGAAATGTTATAGCATAACTATTGTCCGTCGTACTAATTCAATTTCTGTTGTTGAAATTATTATCCCATTACACTTTTTCAGGAACCTTCTTCCAACCAAGTTCAGAGCGGCATGGGTAGGAAAAGAGCAGCACAGGTAAGTGTTTTAGTAAGTACTTTATTTCTCTAGCTTGTCAAGGTAGTTAATATACGATTCATTTGATGTTTTAGGATGATGTAGACATACCTCCTGCCAAAAGTGCTCGGCATGCATGTGAAGCGTGTGGAAAAGTTTTCACTCGACCAGATAAATTAAAACGCCACGAAAAGACACATACCAACGAAAAACAACATCGGTGTGATAAGTGCGACAAGAGCTTTCATCGAATGTCAC encodes:
- the LOC140926018 gene encoding uncharacterized protein; the encoded protein is MAFNQFTTLEEFENFIWHNEIPSDQISEAVDRMMTLTFPEEDQSSNIPLVDSIIPPEVMDPWSDWEKEFETEPSSNQVQSGMGRKRAAQDDVDIPPAKSARHACEACGKVFTRPDKLKRHEKTHTNEKQHRCDKCDKSFHRMSHLQRHVKQVHERRAAQREYKCSTCGETFYNLAPFRAHQQTAHTKPSLSKKRPRDEETGRKQ